A genomic segment from uncultured Erythrobacter sp. encodes:
- a CDS encoding J domain-containing protein, which yields MTRARRSMDWGFPRWRPYGSSQEATNVRICDRHGCDEPGNCPAPKAPNSPERWYFCQKHAAEYNSKWDYFEGLDKAEKEERTNAERQESSGYTESAHYGWAGSGDGSRSADEMRALEVLGLEADADFNAVKKAYRNRAKEVHPDVKPGDANAAKQFQLIQTSYEVLRAAEERREWRG from the coding sequence ATGACCCGCGCCCGCCGTTCAATGGATTGGGGCTTCCCGCGCTGGCGGCCCTACGGCTCCTCGCAAGAGGCGACCAATGTGCGCATCTGCGACCGCCACGGCTGCGACGAGCCGGGCAATTGCCCCGCGCCCAAAGCCCCCAACAGCCCCGAACGGTGGTATTTCTGCCAGAAGCACGCGGCGGAATACAATTCCAAGTGGGATTACTTCGAAGGCCTCGACAAGGCTGAAAAGGAAGAGCGCACCAACGCGGAACGGCAGGAATCGTCCGGCTATACCGAATCGGCGCATTACGGCTGGGCCGGATCGGGCGACGGCTCGCGCTCGGCGGACGAGATGCGCGCGCTTGAGGTGCTGGGGCTGGAGGCCGATGCCGATTTCAACGCGGTGAAGAAAGCCTACCGCAACCGCGCGAAGGAAGTGCACCCGGACGTAAAGCCCGGCGATGCCAACGCGGCCAAGCAGTTCCAGCTGATCCAGACCAGCTACGAAGTCCTGCGCGCGGCCGAAGAACGCCGGGAGTGGCGGGGCTGA
- a CDS encoding type II toxin-antitoxin system death-on-curing family toxin: MTDSRSEPVWLDSRIAYAVHDRQLAEHGGGVGLRDAGALESALARPINRWNYGEDEMVQLAAAYAFGIARNHPFVDGNKRTAWIMARLFLMANAVEIAFDKVDATNTVIALAAGKLSEDELADWFRQRVVAVG, encoded by the coding sequence ATGACCGACTCCCGCTCCGAGCCAGTCTGGCTCGACAGCCGCATCGCCTATGCTGTCCACGACCGCCAGCTTGCCGAGCATGGCGGCGGGGTTGGCTTGCGCGATGCGGGCGCGCTGGAATCAGCGTTGGCCCGGCCGATCAATCGCTGGAATTACGGCGAGGATGAAATGGTCCAGCTCGCGGCCGCTTATGCCTTCGGCATTGCCCGCAATCACCCCTTCGTCGATGGCAACAAACGGACCGCTTGGATCATGGCGCGCCTGTTTCTTATGGCCAACGCGGTTGAAATCGCTTTCGACAAGGTGGACGCAACCAATACCGTGATCGCCCTAGCCGCCGGAAAGCTCTCCGAGGACGAGCTCGCCGACTGGTTCCGGCAGCGGGTGGTGGCGGTGGGGTGA
- the pdeM gene encoding ligase-associated DNA damage response endonuclease PdeM codes for MFAPFPFAGHEMLLGPARALYWPAERALLVADLHLEKASWFAARGQLLPPYDSRDTLERLADAVRVTGARRVITLGDNFHDDAGALRLDAHCTGMLEALTRALDWVWITGNHDEQLPKGFGGTILSELQVGGITLRHEARAGETAPELSGHYHPKLRVNVRNRHIARPCAVMGRSATGAERMILPAFGTLTGGMDAGAPEILSALQPAQRIEALMPARDRIARFPLWQAAA; via the coding sequence ATGTTCGCCCCCTTCCCCTTCGCCGGGCATGAAATGCTGCTGGGCCCGGCGCGCGCGCTGTATTGGCCGGCGGAGCGCGCACTGCTGGTCGCCGATCTGCATCTGGAAAAGGCGAGCTGGTTTGCGGCGCGGGGCCAACTGCTCCCGCCCTATGACAGCCGCGACACGCTGGAACGGTTGGCGGATGCGGTGCGGGTGACAGGCGCACGGCGCGTCATCACGCTGGGCGACAACTTCCACGATGACGCGGGCGCCTTGCGGCTGGATGCGCATTGCACCGGAATGCTCGAGGCGCTGACCCGAGCGCTCGACTGGGTGTGGATCACCGGCAACCACGACGAACAATTGCCCAAAGGCTTCGGCGGGACGATCCTGTCTGAGCTGCAAGTCGGCGGGATCACCCTGCGCCACGAAGCCCGCGCCGGAGAAACCGCGCCGGAGCTGTCGGGCCACTATCACCCCAAGCTGCGCGTGAATGTCCGCAATCGCCACATCGCCCGCCCTTGCGCGGTCATGGGGCGCAGTGCCACCGGGGCCGAGCGCATGATCCTCCCCGCTTTCGGCACGCTCACCGGCGGGATGGATGCGGGCGCGCCGGAGATCCTGAGCGCGCTGCAACCCGCACAGCGGATCGAAGCGCTGATGCCCGCGCGTGACCGGATCGCGCGGTTTCCGCTATGGCAGGCGGCAGCGTAA
- a CDS encoding energy transducer TonB encodes MGDTALRNDEKVGLAAAVVLHGALVAVLLMQTVRSEVSVFPERMTVSLTPEVGLEAASPDPVPESRAAIAPTLSDDPAPAPDAAKPEPAARPVPTPPKPATRTATTQPAPTRDRSRPDRTPAKPATTAAKPAPKSGGGSRIGDDFLEGKGSSTTITETRAPAAQIGAAAKASIGQALARQVKPHWTAPQGVDVDQLVTLVDFDLNPDGTLKGRPRVRSQSGVNASNKAQAARHAENAIRAVQLAAPFKLPEEYYEAWKTVRGARFDRNTSR; translated from the coding sequence ATGGGAGACACCGCGCTCAGGAATGACGAAAAGGTCGGCCTTGCCGCCGCCGTCGTGCTGCACGGCGCGCTGGTGGCTGTGCTGCTGATGCAGACGGTGCGCAGCGAGGTTTCGGTGTTCCCGGAACGGATGACGGTGAGCCTGACGCCCGAAGTGGGGCTTGAAGCAGCATCGCCCGATCCGGTGCCGGAAAGCCGCGCCGCGATCGCGCCGACGCTGTCGGATGACCCAGCGCCCGCGCCCGATGCGGCCAAGCCTGAGCCTGCCGCGCGGCCGGTGCCGACCCCGCCCAAGCCGGCGACCCGCACCGCCACCACCCAGCCTGCGCCCACCCGCGACCGCTCACGCCCCGACCGCACCCCGGCCAAGCCCGCGACAACAGCGGCCAAACCGGCGCCCAAGAGCGGCGGCGGCAGCCGGATCGGTGACGATTTCCTTGAGGGCAAGGGCAGTTCGACCACCATAACCGAAACCCGCGCCCCGGCCGCGCAGATTGGCGCTGCCGCCAAGGCGTCCATCGGACAGGCGCTCGCCCGGCAGGTCAAGCCGCATTGGACCGCGCCGCAGGGGGTGGATGTCGATCAGCTGGTGACATTGGTCGATTTCGACCTCAACCCCGATGGCACTCTCAAAGGTCGCCCGCGGGTGCGCAGCCAAAGCGGCGTCAACGCCTCCAACAAGGCACAGGCCGCGCGGCACGCCGAAAACGCGATCCGCGCCGTCCAGCTTGCCGCGCCGTTCAAACTGCCCGAAGAGTATTACGAGGCCTGGAAGACTGTCCGGGGCGCTCGGTTTGACAGGAATACATCACGATGA
- a CDS encoding biopolymer transporter ExbD — protein MAMNLSSRRKGSKRSRRAAMAEINVTPLVDVMLVLLIIFMVTVTLPAVGVPVELPESRAAPVEEKPDQITISIDRAGTIYIEDEAVAAGGLPAALEALDRGGEQPLIVLRGDRSLDYGRVMQVMGELGRAGFTSISLVTDGSVSAP, from the coding sequence ATGGCAATGAATCTGTCCTCCCGCCGCAAGGGCTCCAAGCGCTCGCGCCGCGCAGCAATGGCTGAGATCAACGTCACCCCGCTGGTCGACGTGATGCTGGTGCTGCTGATCATCTTCATGGTCACAGTCACGCTCCCCGCCGTCGGGGTGCCGGTCGAACTTCCCGAAAGCCGCGCCGCGCCGGTGGAGGAAAAGCCCGACCAGATTACCATCTCGATCGACCGGGCGGGCACGATCTATATCGAGGATGAGGCCGTGGCCGCTGGCGGGCTTCCCGCCGCATTGGAGGCACTGGATCGCGGGGGCGAGCAGCCGCTGATCGTGCTGCGTGGTGATCGCAGCCTGGATTATGGCCGAGTGATGCAAGTTATGGGTGAGTTGGGCCGTGCAGGCTTCACTTCGATCTCGTTAGTCACTGACGGTTCAGTTTCGGCCCCATAG
- the tolQ gene encoding protein TolQ yields the protein MTLVLLSAAAATAPTRLDPVELFLQADIIVQAVMVGLLLASVWVWTIIVSFSMRIGGLSKKSREYEAEFWEQRDREALLTKQVRNEVPAARVAAAGLDEWRKSTAKQPVDRDATRQRIAAAMDSQIAEEADELAGRLNFLATVGSVAPFVGLFGTVWGIMNSFFQIGAQQSASLAVVAPGIAEALFATAIGLFAAIPAVIAYNRFGGAVDRYEAVLQRFADKLHTGLSRELDRA from the coding sequence GTGACGCTCGTCCTGCTTAGCGCTGCTGCTGCCACTGCCCCGACCCGGCTCGATCCGGTCGAACTGTTCCTCCAGGCCGATATCATCGTGCAGGCGGTGATGGTCGGCCTGCTGTTGGCGAGCGTGTGGGTGTGGACGATCATCGTCTCCTTCTCGATGCGGATCGGCGGCCTGTCGAAGAAGTCGCGCGAATACGAAGCCGAGTTCTGGGAACAGCGTGACCGGGAGGCGCTGCTGACCAAGCAGGTGAGGAACGAAGTCCCCGCCGCGCGGGTCGCCGCCGCCGGGCTGGACGAATGGCGCAAGTCGACCGCCAAGCAGCCAGTTGACCGTGACGCCACCCGCCAGCGCATCGCCGCCGCGATGGACAGCCAGATCGCCGAGGAAGCGGACGAGCTTGCCGGGCGCTTGAACTTCCTCGCCACAGTCGGCTCGGTTGCGCCGTTCGTCGGCCTGTTCGGCACGGTGTGGGGGATCATGAACAGCTTCTTCCAGATCGGCGCGCAGCAGAGCGCCAGCCTCGCCGTGGTCGCCCCCGGTATCGCCGAGGCGCTGTTCGCGACCGCGATCGGCCTGTTCGCCGCCATCCCTGCGGTGATCGCCTACAACCGCTTCGGCGGAGCGGTGGACCGATATGAAGCGGTGCTCCAGCGCTTCGCAGACAAGCTCCATACCGGGCTCAGCCGCGAGTTGGACCGCGCGTAA
- a CDS encoding DUF547 domain-containing protein produces MPFLPMRLARPALLAGVALAIAVPAHAQTPLSNDALATFAPSQSPNNDKIDYSIWDEAMKNIVISMGPSLREGAGRPDPSFGTRRQYGHVSRYRLEGTRVMFSFLDADVIASFTEYRKDLEKTADIVDIQALSRNEQLAFWINLHNVAMVEQIANAWPVRQPREIKLDGVPLDEARFITVEGIKLSPRDIREQIVYRHWKDPVVMYGFWRGEIGGPSLQKEAFNADNVARLLVRGAADFVNSLRGTQEGGGKLQVSEHYREAAPFFFPDFEKDLRAHLTRFADEKTVALLASASGADPVVNERDIADLEGGVRETTYSNITSNGQAISFRIPQSMTSLLREREAKFQEIIRQGRTGTVTFSNIDLPGEAGEPAEVE; encoded by the coding sequence ATGCCGTTCCTGCCCATGCGCCTCGCCCGCCCTGCCCTACTCGCTGGCGTTGCTTTGGCAATCGCCGTTCCGGCCCATGCCCAGACCCCGCTGAGCAATGACGCGCTGGCGACCTTCGCGCCGTCGCAGAGCCCGAACAACGACAAGATCGATTATTCGATCTGGGACGAGGCGATGAAGAACATCGTCATTTCCATGGGGCCGTCGCTGCGCGAAGGCGCTGGCCGCCCCGACCCGAGCTTCGGTACCCGCCGCCAATATGGCCATGTCTCGCGCTACCGGCTCGAAGGCACGCGGGTGATGTTCAGCTTTCTCGATGCTGATGTGATCGCGAGCTTCACCGAATATCGCAAGGATCTGGAAAAAACCGCCGATATCGTTGATATTCAGGCGCTTTCCCGCAACGAGCAGCTGGCCTTCTGGATCAACCTCCACAATGTCGCGATGGTGGAACAGATCGCCAATGCCTGGCCGGTTCGCCAGCCACGCGAGATCAAGCTGGACGGCGTCCCGCTTGATGAAGCGCGCTTCATTACCGTGGAAGGCATCAAGCTGTCCCCGCGCGATATCCGCGAGCAGATCGTCTATCGCCACTGGAAAGACCCGGTGGTGATGTATGGCTTCTGGCGCGGTGAGATCGGCGGGCCTTCGCTCCAGAAAGAAGCCTTCAATGCCGACAACGTCGCGCGCCTGCTGGTGCGCGGCGCGGCAGATTTCGTCAATTCGCTGCGCGGGACGCAGGAAGGTGGCGGCAAGCTGCAAGTCTCCGAACATTACCGCGAGGCCGCACCGTTCTTCTTCCCCGATTTCGAGAAAGACCTGCGCGCGCACCTCACCCGCTTTGCCGATGAGAAGACCGTTGCTCTGCTCGCCAGTGCCAGCGGCGCCGATCCGGTCGTTAACGAGCGGGACATTGCCGATCTGGAAGGCGGCGTGCGCGAGACGACCTATTCGAACATCACCTCGAACGGCCAAGCCATCAGCTTCCGCATCCCCCAGAGCATGACCTCCCTGCTGCGCGAGCGTGAGGCCAAGTTCCAGGAGATCATCCGCCAGGGCCGCACCGGCACCGTGACCTTCAGCAATATCGACCTGCCCGGCGAGGCAGGCGAACCGGCCGAGGTCGAATAA
- a CDS encoding SDR family NAD(P)-dependent oxidoreductase produces the protein MTDSRKPVFLVIGAGAGIGGNAAMRFAAGGYHAVLARRSDEEGLARLVGQIEAAGGSASGTLLNAAEDGSIEELVERVEADIGPIHAALYNLGAQIGNRALDQTPHRIFELGWRLGTYGVFRLAHALFPAMVERAKAGAHGTLLVTSATAAVRGNAGQHSHAAAMGGRRMLCQTLNAEFARQGVHVAHVIVDGPVDAPDTLGKLLGDKFDAFKQGKGHEGVIDPAALAETYWHLAHQPRNCWSHEVDVRPWTDTPWWNDNPDPQIDSRGKGFAGPRTD, from the coding sequence ATGACCGACAGCCGCAAGCCGGTGTTCCTTGTGATCGGAGCTGGCGCCGGGATTGGCGGGAACGCCGCGATGCGCTTTGCCGCCGGGGGCTATCACGCGGTGCTGGCGCGCCGGTCGGACGAGGAGGGCCTTGCGCGGCTGGTCGGCCAGATCGAAGCGGCGGGCGGGTCTGCCAGCGGCACGCTGCTCAACGCAGCCGAGGACGGGTCGATTGAGGAGCTGGTCGAGCGGGTCGAAGCGGACATCGGCCCGATTCACGCCGCACTCTACAACCTCGGCGCGCAGATCGGGAACCGCGCGCTCGACCAGACCCCGCACCGCATTTTCGAGCTCGGCTGGCGGCTCGGCACCTATGGCGTCTTCCGCCTCGCCCATGCGCTGTTCCCGGCGATGGTGGAGCGCGCGAAGGCTGGCGCGCACGGCACACTGCTGGTCACCTCCGCGACGGCGGCGGTGCGCGGCAATGCCGGGCAGCACAGCCATGCCGCCGCAATGGGCGGGCGGCGGATGCTGTGCCAGACCCTCAACGCCGAGTTCGCGCGGCAAGGCGTGCACGTCGCCCACGTCATCGTCGACGGCCCGGTCGATGCGCCCGACACCCTCGGCAAGCTGCTGGGCGACAAGTTCGACGCCTTCAAACAGGGCAAGGGCCACGAGGGCGTGATCGACCCGGCGGCTTTGGCCGAGACCTACTGGCACCTCGCCCACCAACCGCGCAATTGCTGGAGCCACGAGGTCGACGTGCGCCCCTGGACCGACACCCCGTGGTGGAACGACAACCCCGACCCGCAGATCGACTCCAGGGGTAAGGGGTTTGCGGGGCCGCGAACCGACTAG
- the tolB gene encoding Tol-Pal system beta propeller repeat protein TolB, with protein MKPALFAALLLTAAFPASVMAQDLGAPIGEDGPVERAATDASQAQAEEGISFTVTDESAWQDIGIAIPAFATDRERATPANEAGTGALGREVARVITANLRNNGLFKPVGPDSLPQPGFTQITAPTFDAWSGRGAEMLVHGYVRARDDGKLVVGCYLYDVALQNELVREGWVVAAADWRRAAHKCSDLIFSRLTGESPFFDSRIAYIAETGPKDRRVKRLAVMDSDGANHRFLTLGSATALTPRYSPDYSKILYLSYVDGNPRIYVYDIGTGKQTLVSENRNPTIAPRWSPDGKSILYSMGVAGNTDIYRVPATGGASVKLTDNPGIDVGGSFSPDGSKIVFESDRSGSQQCYVMDADGKNQKRISFFGGRCATPEWSPRGDQIAFTRIAGDFNVAVMNTGGGGMRVLTRGWQDEAPTWAPNGRIIQFFRTEKNTGRSGIWQVDLTGQNERRLPTPVDASDPAWGPIRP; from the coding sequence ATGAAACCCGCTCTGTTTGCCGCCCTGCTTCTCACCGCCGCGTTTCCCGCGTCCGTCATGGCGCAGGATTTGGGCGCACCCATCGGTGAGGATGGCCCGGTTGAACGCGCCGCCACCGATGCCTCGCAGGCGCAGGCGGAGGAGGGCATCTCCTTCACCGTCACCGATGAAAGCGCATGGCAGGATATCGGCATCGCCATCCCAGCCTTTGCCACCGACCGTGAGCGTGCCACCCCCGCCAACGAGGCTGGAACAGGCGCTCTGGGGCGTGAGGTTGCGCGCGTGATCACCGCCAACCTGCGCAACAATGGCCTGTTCAAGCCGGTCGGCCCCGACAGCCTGCCGCAGCCGGGCTTCACCCAGATCACCGCACCCACCTTTGACGCATGGAGCGGCCGGGGGGCGGAGATGTTGGTGCACGGCTATGTCCGCGCGCGGGACGATGGAAAGCTCGTGGTCGGCTGCTACCTCTACGACGTCGCGCTCCAGAACGAGCTGGTGCGTGAAGGCTGGGTGGTTGCCGCAGCCGATTGGCGGCGCGCGGCGCACAAGTGCTCCGACCTGATCTTCAGCCGCCTGACCGGCGAAAGCCCGTTCTTCGACAGTCGCATCGCCTATATCGCTGAAACAGGTCCCAAGGATCGCCGGGTCAAGCGCCTGGCGGTGATGGACAGCGATGGGGCCAACCACCGCTTCCTGACGCTGGGCAGCGCCACCGCGCTGACCCCGCGTTATTCACCCGACTATTCGAAGATCCTGTATCTCTCCTATGTCGACGGCAATCCGCGCATCTATGTCTATGACATCGGCACCGGCAAGCAGACGCTGGTGAGCGAGAACCGCAACCCCACCATCGCCCCGCGCTGGTCACCCGATGGCAAGTCGATCCTCTATTCAATGGGAGTTGCCGGGAATACCGACATCTACCGCGTGCCAGCCACCGGCGGCGCGAGCGTCAAGCTGACCGATAATCCGGGGATCGACGTCGGCGGCTCATTCTCTCCCGACGGCTCCAAGATCGTGTTCGAAAGCGACCGTTCGGGCAGCCAGCAATGCTATGTCATGGACGCCGACGGCAAGAACCAGAAGCGCATCAGCTTCTTCGGCGGACGCTGCGCCACGCCCGAATGGAGCCCGCGCGGCGACCAGATCGCCTTCACGCGGATCGCGGGCGACTTTAACGTCGCGGTGATGAATACCGGCGGCGGCGGGATGCGGGTGCTGACCCGCGGCTGGCAGGACGAAGCCCCGACCTGGGCACCCAATGGCCGCATCATCCAGTTCTTCCGCACCGAAAAGAACACCGGGCGTTCAGGGATCTGGCAGGTCGATCTGACCGGCCAGAACGAACGCCGCCTGCCGACCCCCGTTGATGCTTCAGACCCTGCCTGGGGCCCGATCCGCCCCTGA
- a CDS encoding DASS family sodium-coupled anion symporter — protein MTARRIGLILGPLAFGLTAVLAPPAGMPLGAWLVAGLVVWMAAWWMTEAAPLSVTAMLPFIVLPLSGVSTGEVVAGTYYSPILFLLLGGAFIALAIERTGLHRRLSLAILRMVGTKGGPGRLLLAFMIAAALLSMFISNTSTALIMMPMALAVLEGGERGVRAGDKLPQGSPSSSGAVGQQDGIAGALPMGIAFAASIGGLGTIVGSPTNAIAVGLLDEIAGVRITFAQWALYGVPLVLLSIPLAAWIVGRVLRVADHPFDIVSARASIDSHAAWTIPEKRLVPLFALTFIAWVTQPLVAPLLPSGSWTDGTIAVIAALALFLLPDGTGRPLLVWKEAERAPWSVIFMFGGGLALAGGMQASGLAGWIGQALLPLAGWPLILVALTVVALVIVVTEFASNVATATGIIPVVAALVVALGADPVLLALPAALAASWGFMLPAGTGPNAIAWATGRIRIDAMVKAGALLDVAGVVLIVGVVWGIAALT, from the coding sequence ATGACAGCGCGCCGGATCGGCCTTATCCTCGGCCCGCTGGCGTTTGGCTTGACCGCTGTGCTCGCCCCGCCCGCCGGAATGCCGCTGGGGGCGTGGTTGGTGGCGGGGCTGGTCGTGTGGATGGCCGCCTGGTGGATGACCGAGGCCGCGCCGCTCAGCGTTACGGCGATGCTGCCTTTCATCGTCCTGCCCCTGTCGGGCGTTTCGACCGGCGAGGTCGTGGCAGGCACTTACTACTCCCCGATCCTGTTTCTGCTGCTGGGCGGCGCCTTCATCGCGCTGGCGATCGAGCGCACCGGACTGCACCGCCGCCTGAGCCTTGCGATTCTGCGGATGGTGGGCACCAAAGGTGGCCCCGGCCGGTTGCTGCTGGCCTTCATGATTGCCGCAGCGCTTTTGTCGATGTTCATCTCCAACACCTCGACCGCGCTGATCATGATGCCGATGGCGCTCGCGGTGCTGGAAGGCGGCGAGCGCGGCGTGCGCGCCGGGGACAAGCTCCCGCAGGGGTCGCCCTCAAGTAGCGGAGCGGTAGGGCAACAAGACGGCATCGCGGGCGCCTTGCCGATGGGGATCGCCTTTGCCGCCAGCATCGGCGGATTGGGCACCATCGTCGGCTCACCCACCAATGCCATCGCCGTGGGCCTTCTGGACGAGATCGCAGGCGTGCGGATCACCTTTGCGCAATGGGCGCTTTACGGGGTGCCGCTGGTGTTGCTGAGCATTCCGCTGGCCGCCTGGATCGTGGGGCGGGTTCTGCGGGTGGCCGATCACCCCTTCGATATCGTGTCCGCGCGTGCGTCGATTGATAGCCACGCGGCGTGGACCATACCGGAGAAGCGGCTGGTGCCGCTGTTCGCCCTTACCTTCATTGCCTGGGTCACGCAGCCGCTGGTAGCGCCCTTGCTGCCATCCGGGTCCTGGACGGACGGGACGATCGCGGTGATCGCAGCGCTGGCGCTCTTTCTCCTGCCCGATGGCACGGGGCGTCCGCTGCTGGTTTGGAAGGAAGCCGAGCGCGCGCCGTGGAGCGTGATCTTCATGTTCGGCGGCGGGCTGGCGCTGGCGGGCGGGATGCAGGCTTCGGGTCTTGCGGGCTGGATCGGGCAGGCGCTGCTGCCGCTGGCCGGGTGGCCGCTGATCCTAGTCGCGCTCACGGTGGTGGCACTGGTGATCGTGGTGACCGAGTTTGCGAGCAATGTCGCGACCGCCACCGGGATCATCCCGGTGGTCGCCGCTCTCGTGGTGGCACTTGGAGCGGACCCGGTGCTGCTTGCCCTGCCCGCCGCCTTGGCGGCCAGCTGGGGCTTCATGCTCCCCGCCGGCACCGGGCCGAACGCCATCGCTTGGGCGACCGGGCGCATTCGGATCGACGCGATGGTGAAGGCGGGCGCGCTGCTGGATGTGGCAGGCGTTGTGCTGATCGTGGGCGTGGTATGGGGCATTGCGGCGCTGACCTGA
- the infC gene encoding translation initiation factor IF-3: protein MAPPVKSGPRFDNMINVPKVRVIDDEGENLGVMFTREAIEQANEKGLNLVEVSPNADPPVCKYLDVGKFRFEAQKKANLARKTQKTQDIKEVKMRPNIDTHDYDVKMRNVAKFIDHGDKVKITLRFRGREMAHQHLGMDLLKKVQDDVAEIAKVEAFPRLEGRQMLMVLAPK, encoded by the coding sequence ATGGCCCCGCCCGTAAAAAGCGGCCCTCGTTTTGATAACATGATCAATGTCCCCAAGGTCCGCGTCATTGATGACGAAGGCGAAAACCTTGGCGTGATGTTCACCCGCGAAGCGATTGAGCAGGCCAATGAAAAGGGCCTGAACCTCGTCGAAGTGTCCCCCAACGCGGACCCACCGGTGTGCAAGTATCTTGATGTCGGCAAGTTCCGCTTTGAAGCGCAGAAGAAGGCCAACCTGGCGCGCAAGACGCAGAAGACCCAGGATATCAAAGAAGTGAAGATGCGGCCGAACATCGACACCCATGATTATGACGTGAAGATGCGCAACGTCGCCAAGTTCATCGATCATGGCGACAAGGTGAAGATCACCCTGCGGTTCCGTGGCCGTGAAATGGCCCACCAGCACCTTGGCATGGACCTCCTCAAAAAGGTGCAGGACGACGTCGCCGAGATTGCCAAGGTCGAAGCCTTCCCGCGGCTGGAAGGCCGCCAGATGCTGATGGTGCTCGCACCAAAGTAA
- the pal gene encoding peptidoglycan-associated lipoprotein Pal, which yields MNTKIATILLLASATGLAACAKKAPETLPPAPVENSGTDTQPMPQATGATVGTQQHFAAAVGSSTTIYFDTDRYNVDSQDAAALQAQAQYFARYPQITFTIEGHADERGTREYNLALGERRADAAKAYLVSLGVAPNRISVVSYGKERPVALASNESAWAQNRRAASVIIN from the coding sequence ATGAACACCAAGATTGCGACGATCCTGCTGCTGGCGTCTGCCACTGGCCTCGCTGCCTGCGCCAAGAAGGCGCCGGAAACCCTCCCGCCCGCTCCGGTCGAAAACTCGGGCACTGATACCCAGCCCATGCCGCAGGCCACTGGCGCAACGGTCGGGACGCAGCAGCATTTTGCCGCGGCGGTCGGTTCCTCGACCACGATCTACTTCGACACGGATCGCTACAACGTCGATTCGCAGGATGCCGCCGCATTGCAGGCGCAGGCGCAGTATTTTGCCCGCTATCCGCAGATCACTTTCACCATCGAAGGCCATGCTGACGAGCGCGGGACGCGCGAATACAACCTTGCGCTGGGTGAACGCCGGGCCGATGCGGCCAAGGCCTATCTCGTCAGCCTTGGCGTGGCACCGAACCGCATTTCTGTGGTGAGCTACGGCAAGGAGCGTCCGGTGGCGCTGGCTTCGAATGAAAGCGCGTGGGCACAGAACCGCCGCGCCGCCAGCGTCATCATCAACTGA
- the hemF gene encoding oxygen-dependent coproporphyrinogen oxidase: MDWSDKTAQAKVWFESLRDQICAEFEAIEREAGSDASFQYTPWNREEDGNPDPGGGVMGLMKGKVFEKVGVNVSTVRGSFAKEFAGSINGASADAPGFVATGISLVAHMSNPHVPAVHMNTRFLTTTKAWFGGGADLNPPIPYAEDTADFHAAMQAACDPHNPTYYERYSKWAEEYFYIPHRQVGRGVGGIFADHLECADDAGFARNFEFIKDIGKQFLAVYSMIVRKRMNTPFDAADEAQMFEYRGRYAEFNLVYDRGTIFGLKTGGNIDAILMSLPPRATWS; the protein is encoded by the coding sequence ATGGATTGGTCCGACAAGACGGCGCAGGCGAAGGTATGGTTCGAAAGCCTGCGCGACCAGATTTGCGCGGAATTTGAAGCGATCGAACGTGAGGCGGGCTCTGACGCCAGCTTCCAATACACTCCTTGGAACCGTGAGGAAGACGGCAATCCCGATCCCGGCGGCGGGGTGATGGGATTGATGAAGGGCAAGGTGTTCGAAAAGGTCGGGGTGAATGTCTCGACCGTGCGCGGTAGCTTCGCCAAGGAATTCGCCGGCTCGATCAACGGGGCGAGCGCGGATGCTCCGGGCTTTGTCGCCACGGGCATCAGCCTTGTGGCGCATATGAGCAACCCACACGTCCCTGCGGTGCATATGAACACCCGCTTCCTCACCACCACCAAGGCGTGGTTCGGCGGCGGAGCGGATCTGAACCCGCCGATCCCCTACGCGGAAGACACGGCAGACTTCCACGCCGCGATGCAGGCCGCCTGCGATCCGCATAATCCGACCTATTACGAGCGCTACAGCAAGTGGGCGGAGGAGTACTTCTACATCCCCCACCGGCAAGTGGGCCGGGGCGTGGGCGGGATATTCGCCGACCATCTCGAATGCGCCGATGACGCCGGTTTCGCGCGCAATTTTGAATTCATCAAGGATATCGGCAAGCAGTTCCTCGCAGTGTATTCGATGATCGTGCGCAAGCGGATGAACACGCCCTTCGATGCCGCCGACGAAGCGCAGATGTTCGAGTATCGCGGCCGCTATGCCGAGTTCAATCTCGTCTATGACCGCGGCACGATCTTCGGCTTGAAGACCGGCGGCAATATCGACGCGATCCTGATGAGCCTGCCGCCAAGGGCGACGTGGAGCTGA